A single genomic interval of Trichosurus vulpecula isolate mTriVul1 chromosome 6, mTriVul1.pri, whole genome shotgun sequence harbors:
- the LOC118853558 gene encoding olfactory receptor 8K1-like, with translation MIKLNETSQSQVTEFILMGITNHPELQGSLFVVFLLNYMATAVCNLGLIILTRVDSHLNTPMYFFLRHLAFVDLGYSTAIGPKMLVGFTEEKNIISYNGCAAQLVCFAIFITSEFFMMSAMAYDRYVAICKPLLYVVIMSDRVCWIFVAISYLYGIMVCLVITTETFKSSFCESNIIRHFYCDCLPLLSIACSDTSETELIIMTFAALNLVSSLSIILISYMFILVAILRMNSAEGRQKAFSTCGSHLTVVAVFYGTLLFMYLQPQSSHSFDKDKMASVFYTLVIPMLNPLIYSLRNKEVKGALKRLFKKLCKHSL, from the coding sequence ATGATCAAGCTGAATGAAACCTCACAGAGCCAGGTGACTGAATTCATCCTCATGGGCATTACAAATCATCCTGAACTGCAGGGTTCCCTCTTTGTTGTGTTTCTCCTCAACTACATGGCCACAGCTGTGTGCAACCTGGGCCTGATCATCCTAACCAGGGTGGATTCCCACCTCAACACccccatgtactttttcctcagGCATCTAGCATTTGTTGATCTTGGCTATTCCACAGCTATTGGGCCAAAAATGCTAGTCggtttcacagaggagaaaaatatcatttcttataatggaTGTGCAGCCCAGCTAGTTTGCTTTGCTATATTTATCACCAGTGAATTTTTTATGATGTCAGCCATGGCATATGACCGCTATGTGGCTATCTGTAAGCCTCTCCTCTACGTGGTCATCATGTCAGACAGGGTATGTTGGATCTTCGTGGCTATCTCATATCTCTATGGCATCATGGTATGTCTTGTCATCACAACTGAGACTTTTAAATCATCTTTCTGTGAATCAAACATAATAAGACATTTCTACTGTGACTGTCTTCCTCTATTGTCCATTGCATGCTCAGACACAAGTGAGACTGAACTAATCATTATGACCTTTGCTGCACTTAATTTGGTTTCTTCCCTCTCGATTATTCTCATCTCCTACATGTTCATCCTTGTGGCCATCCTCAGGATGAACTCTGCTGAGGGGAGGCAGAAAGCCTTCTCCACCTGTGGCTCTCACCTCACAGTGGTGGCGGTGTTCTATGGGACACTTCTATTCATGTACCTTCAACCCCAATCCAGCCATTCCTTTGACAAAGATAAGATGGCCTCTGTCTTTTACACTCTGGTCATCCCCATGCTCAACCCTTTGATCTATAGCTTGAGGAACAAAGAGGTGAAAGGTGCCTTGAAAagactctttaaaaaattatgtaagCATTCTCTGTAA
- the LOC118853766 gene encoding olfactory receptor 8K3-like, producing MIKLNKTSQTQATAFILMGVTSRPELQGSLFVMFLLNYMATAAGNLGLIILTSVDFHLQTPMYFFLRHLALVDFGYSTAIGTKMLVSFIEEKNIISYNGCAVQLFFVGMFIAIELFVLSAMAYDRYVAICKPLLYMVIMSDRVCWIFVAISYLYGIMVGLVITTEIFKSSFCESNIIRHFYCDCLPLLSIACSDTSETELIIMTFAALDLVSSLSIILISYVLILVAILRMNSAEGRQKAFSTCGSHLTVVAVFYGTLLFMYLQPQSSHSFDKDKMASVFYTLVIPMLNPLIYSLRNKEVKGALKRLFKKLCKHSL from the coding sequence ATGATCAAGCTGAATAAAACCTCACAGACCCAGGCGACTGCATTCATTCTCATGGGGGTTACAAGTCGTCCTGAGCTGCAGGGTTCCCTCTTTGTTATGTTTCTCCTCAACTACATGGCCACAGCTGCGGGGAACCTGGGCCTGATCATCCTAACCAGTGTGGATTTCCACCTCCAAACccccatgtactttttcctcagGCATCTGGCATTGGTTGATTTTGGCTATTCCACAGCTATTGGGACAAAAATGCTGGTTAGTTTCATAGAGGAGAAAAATATCATTTCCTATAATGGATGTGCAGTACAACTATTTTTTGTTGGAATGTTTATTGCCATTGAACTATTTGTTCTGTCAGCCATGGCATATGACCGCTATGTGGCTATCTGTAAGCCTCTCCTCTACATGGTCATCATGTCAGACAGGGTGTGTTGGATCTTCGTGGCCATCTCATATCTCTATGGCATTATGGTGGGTCTAGTCATCACAACTgagatttttaaatcatctttctgTGAATCAAACATAATAAGACATTTCTACTGTGACTGTCTTCCTCTATTATCCATTGCATGCTCAGACACAAGTGAGACTGAACTAATCATTATGACCTTTGCTGCACTGGATTTGGTTTCTTCCCTCTCAATTATTCTCATCTCCTACGTGCTCATTCTTGTGGCCATCCTCAGGATGAACTCTGCTGAGGGAAGGCAGAAAGCCTTCTCCACCTGTGGCTCTCACCTCACAGTGGTGGCGGTGTTCTATGGGACACTTCTATTCATGTACCTTCAACCCCAATCCAGCCATTCCTTTGACAAAGATAAGATGGCCTCTGTCTTTTACACTCTGGTCATCCCCATGCTCAACCCTTTGATCTACAGTTTGAGGAACAAAGAGGTGAAAGGTGCCTTGAAAagactctttaaaaaattatgtaagCATTCATTGTAA